A genomic region of Planococcus kocurii contains the following coding sequences:
- a CDS encoding YojF family protein: MELVEVKKLQVQLDAFAGKDVYLHLETTNGSYASHFNESFFNAGAFIRNVVINYELGKVVGDSPHRVGLKLPHGWVYAQGITHYELDEEGRLLLAGHAGDGKLAVALEISETPFSY; the protein is encoded by the coding sequence ATGGAATTAGTTGAAGTAAAAAAATTACAAGTCCAACTGGATGCTTTTGCCGGTAAAGATGTTTACCTTCATTTGGAAACAACCAACGGCTCCTATGCCTCACATTTTAACGAAAGCTTTTTCAACGCCGGCGCATTTATCCGGAACGTTGTGATCAATTACGAACTTGGAAAAGTGGTTGGTGACAGTCCGCACCGTGTTGGACTAAAATTACCGCATGGCTGGGTCTACGCTCAAGGCATTACGCATTACGAATTAGACGAAGAGGGTCGGCTGTTGCTTGCCGGACACGCCGGAGACGGAAAACTAGCGGTTGCGCTTGAAATTAGCGAAACACCGTTTAGTTATTAA
- a CDS encoding amino acid ABC transporter ATP-binding protein translates to MISIKNLHKKFGQLEVLKGIDTDVQKGQAIVVIGPSGSGKTTFLRCLNTLETPTSGLVTIGEQTVDFAKPLSKKQIMAFRKQSAMVFQHYNLFPHMTALENVMEGPITVQKQNKKLAKQKAEQLLIKVGLGEKINDYPFQLSGGQQQRVGIARALALEPKVMLFDEPTSALDPELVGEVLQVMKDLAAEGMTMVVVTHEMRFAKGVANEVLFMDEGRIVERGKPEDIFNHPTEERTKRFLSLIQDTD, encoded by the coding sequence ATGATTTCAATAAAAAATTTGCATAAAAAGTTCGGTCAACTCGAAGTATTAAAAGGCATCGATACAGATGTTCAAAAAGGACAAGCAATTGTCGTGATTGGTCCCTCTGGTTCTGGAAAAACGACATTTCTACGGTGCCTAAATACGTTGGAAACCCCAACTTCGGGTTTAGTAACAATTGGTGAACAAACGGTCGATTTCGCTAAACCATTATCAAAAAAGCAAATCATGGCTTTTCGTAAACAATCCGCCATGGTCTTTCAGCATTATAATTTATTTCCTCACATGACGGCTCTTGAAAACGTCATGGAAGGACCCATTACTGTTCAAAAACAAAACAAAAAACTAGCTAAACAAAAAGCAGAGCAATTGCTCATAAAAGTTGGACTCGGCGAAAAAATCAATGACTACCCGTTCCAACTGAGTGGTGGTCAACAACAGCGCGTCGGTATTGCGCGAGCGCTAGCACTCGAACCGAAAGTCATGCTCTTCGACGAACCAACATCTGCACTTGATCCCGAATTAGTTGGTGAGGTGCTACAAGTTATGAAAGATTTAGCCGCTGAAGGCATGACGATGGTTGTCGTGACACACGAAATGCGCTTTGCCAAAGGCGTCGCTAACGAAGTATTGTTTATGGACGAAGGACGCATCGTCGAACGCGGCAAGCCGGAAGACATTTTCAATCACCCAACTGAAGAACGAACCAAACGCTTTTTGAGTTTAATTCAAGATACGGATTAA
- a CDS encoding YjiH family protein: protein MKKFSTSTWLLFLIPSLLGILLFLVPIPTEDGWMVTIAVLANLMAGAIESIVPWIMMGILIVAALGSLFFITKKVNETDYVSFIDKLFNVNLFWTIVRILGAVFAVMVLFQVGPEPIWNENTGGLLLSGDGLLSFLFTIFLFAGLFLPLLMNFGLLEFFGTIMVKIMRPLFRLPGRSSIDALASWVGDGTIGVLLTSKQYEANRYTQREAAIIGTTFSVVSITFAIVVIQEIGLGTYFLPYYATVILAGIILALIMPRLYPLTNKPTTFMDGSPQDSQSEDVPQGYNVTSHGIENALTKAEENRSVKKFFEDGFKNVLDMWIGVAPVVMAFGTIALILAEYTPVFSILGTPFEPYLRLLGVPEAAEAAQLMVVGFADMFLPAILGADIESEMTRFVVATMSVTQLIYMSEVGGLLLGSKIPVNILDLIIIFLLRTIIALPIVVGVAHLLF from the coding sequence GTGAAAAAGTTTTCTACTTCAACATGGTTATTGTTTTTGATTCCTTCTTTACTCGGAATCCTATTGTTTTTGGTGCCAATTCCAACTGAAGATGGCTGGATGGTAACTATAGCAGTTCTTGCTAACCTTATGGCTGGAGCGATCGAATCCATCGTACCGTGGATTATGATGGGCATTTTAATCGTAGCCGCTCTCGGTTCATTGTTCTTTATCACTAAAAAAGTTAATGAAACTGATTATGTTTCATTTATCGACAAGCTCTTTAATGTCAATCTATTTTGGACGATTGTTCGGATTCTCGGCGCGGTTTTTGCGGTTATGGTGTTGTTCCAAGTCGGTCCTGAACCTATCTGGAATGAAAATACCGGCGGACTTCTTTTATCTGGAGACGGTTTACTGTCTTTCCTTTTCACTATTTTTCTTTTTGCTGGATTGTTTCTTCCCCTCTTGATGAACTTTGGCTTATTGGAATTTTTCGGTACGATAATGGTAAAAATCATGCGTCCACTTTTCCGCTTGCCAGGTCGCTCATCTATTGATGCTTTGGCGTCATGGGTTGGAGACGGTACCATTGGTGTTTTATTGACAAGCAAGCAATATGAGGCAAACAGATATACGCAGCGTGAAGCAGCGATTATCGGAACCACGTTCTCCGTTGTTTCGATTACTTTTGCTATTGTAGTCATACAGGAAATTGGCCTCGGCACCTATTTCCTTCCGTACTACGCTACTGTTATCTTAGCAGGTATTATTTTGGCATTGATCATGCCACGCCTTTACCCGCTGACAAACAAACCGACTACGTTCATGGACGGGTCACCTCAAGATTCTCAATCTGAAGATGTTCCACAAGGCTATAATGTCACTTCTCACGGAATTGAAAATGCTTTGACAAAAGCTGAAGAAAACCGTTCAGTTAAAAAGTTTTTTGAGGATGGTTTTAAAAACGTACTGGATATGTGGATTGGTGTTGCACCAGTTGTAATGGCATTTGGTACAATTGCATTGATTTTAGCCGAATATACACCTGTGTTCAGCATTCTTGGTACACCGTTTGAACCATACCTGCGATTGCTTGGTGTTCCAGAAGCAGCTGAAGCCGCTCAATTAATGGTTGTTGGCTTTGCTGATATGTTCTTACCTGCTATTCTTGGTGCAGACATCGAGTCTGAAATGACACGTTTTGTCGTCGCTACCATGTCCGTCACACAATTGATTTACATGTCCGAAGTTGGTGGATTGTTACTTGGATCCAAAATCCCTGTCAACATCCTGGACCTGATCATCATCTTCTTGCTTCGTACAATTATCGCTTTGCCGATTGTTGTAGGCGTTGCGCACTTGTTGTTTTAA
- a CDS encoding amino acid ABC transporter permease produces MYLNSIFSDPVRMERLVDIAQSSFLPLIEATLQFTLPLSIISFIFGLILAVLTALARISTVKIFQLIARVYVSIIRGTPLLVQLFILFYGLPTLGITIDPFPAAVIGFSLNVGAYASEVIRAAILSIPKGQWEAANTIGMSYTQSLRRVILPQASRVSLPPLSNTFISLVKDTSLASLILVTEMFRVAQQIAATNYEFLLLYGQAALLYWVICFALSLVQGRLEHRFDRYVSR; encoded by the coding sequence ATGTACTTGAATAGTATTTTTTCTGATCCGGTCAGAATGGAACGACTTGTGGATATTGCGCAATCCTCATTTCTTCCTTTGATCGAAGCAACACTTCAATTTACATTACCTTTATCGATTATCTCTTTTATTTTCGGTTTGATATTGGCGGTTTTGACAGCGCTGGCTCGAATTTCCACAGTTAAGATTTTTCAACTTATCGCACGTGTTTATGTTTCCATTATTCGTGGGACACCTTTACTCGTTCAATTGTTCATCTTATTTTATGGATTGCCGACACTTGGCATCACAATCGATCCATTCCCAGCAGCAGTCATTGGTTTTTCGCTGAACGTCGGCGCTTATGCGTCTGAAGTGATTCGGGCAGCGATCTTGTCCATTCCAAAAGGGCAATGGGAGGCAGCCAATACCATTGGCATGTCCTACACGCAATCGCTGCGGCGTGTCATTTTGCCACAAGCATCGCGCGTTTCTTTGCCTCCCTTGTCCAATACCTTTATCAGTTTAGTCAAAGATACCTCTCTTGCTTCCCTAATTTTAGTTACCGAAATGTTCAGAGTCGCACAGCAAATTGCCGCAACCAATTATGAATTCCTGCTATTATACGGTCAAGCGGCATTGCTGTACTGGGTCATTTGCTTTGCCTTGTCATTAGTCCAAGGCAGGCTCGAACATCGTTTTGACCGTTATGTTTCCAGATAA
- the bshB2 gene encoding bacillithiol biosynthesis deacetylase BshB2 — translation MTIPHERHVLVVFPHPDDEAFGVSGTITTHIQQGTPVTYACLTLGEMGRNLGNPPFATRESLPVVRKKELQASADAMGLTDLRMMGLRDKTIEFEDDEKMVKMMTDLIEELNPSKIITFYPDFAVHPDHEATARAVVRAVRRMKDRPTLHGVAFANNTAEMLGQPDVVFDIREVREQKMNSMKAHISQTAWMLEEMEHKLQQGDTATENWLTKERFYHYRWHEDFEKSF, via the coding sequence ATGACAATTCCACACGAACGTCATGTGCTGGTCGTCTTCCCTCACCCGGATGACGAAGCATTTGGTGTTTCCGGAACGATCACGACACATATTCAACAAGGCACCCCTGTTACATACGCCTGCCTAACACTTGGCGAAATGGGACGCAACTTAGGTAATCCGCCCTTTGCTACGAGAGAATCGCTCCCTGTAGTCCGCAAAAAAGAGCTTCAAGCTTCTGCAGACGCAATGGGATTAACCGATCTTCGAATGATGGGCTTGCGTGATAAAACCATTGAGTTTGAAGATGATGAGAAAATGGTTAAGATGATGACGGATTTGATTGAAGAACTCAATCCTTCAAAAATCATCACCTTTTACCCGGACTTTGCGGTCCATCCAGATCATGAGGCAACAGCACGCGCTGTTGTTCGTGCTGTCCGCCGAATGAAAGATCGGCCAACACTTCACGGCGTAGCTTTTGCAAATAACACGGCGGAGATGCTCGGCCAACCTGATGTCGTTTTTGACATCCGTGAAGTCCGTGAGCAAAAAATGAATTCCATGAAAGCCCATATTTCACAAACAGCTTGGATGCTGGAAGAAATGGAACATAAGCTTCAGCAAGGTGATACTGCTACAGAAAACTGGTTAACCAAAGAACGTTTTTATCATTATCGCTGGCATGAAGATTTCGAAAAATCCTTCTAA
- a CDS encoding L-threonine 3-dehydrogenase → MERIMITGALGQIGSELVGKMRSIYGNDNVLATDIRQTADQSGPFEILDVTDAQRMYDLAKDFGADTMVHMAALLSATAEEKPLLAWNLNMGGLVNALEASRKLGMQFFTPSSIGAFGPSTPKKDTPQDTLQRPTTMYGVNKVAGELLCDYYHTKFGVDTRGVRFPGLISNVAQPGGGTTDYAVDIYYQAIEKASYTSYIAEGTAMDMMYMPDALQAIVDLMEADSDQLIHRNAFNVTAMSFTPEEIAASIQKHIPDFKMSYAVDPVRQEIADSWPDNIDASAAKAEWGFKTSYDLDAMTVDMLEKLKKKLQLV, encoded by the coding sequence ATGGAACGAATTATGATTACAGGTGCTTTAGGACAAATAGGGTCAGAACTTGTTGGGAAAATGCGCAGCATATATGGCAATGATAATGTCTTAGCAACAGATATACGGCAAACTGCCGATCAATCAGGACCTTTTGAAATTTTGGATGTAACAGATGCACAGAGAATGTACGATTTAGCAAAAGATTTCGGTGCAGACACGATGGTTCATATGGCGGCTCTATTATCAGCGACTGCTGAAGAAAAACCATTACTTGCTTGGAACTTGAACATGGGTGGGCTTGTAAATGCACTTGAAGCCTCTCGCAAGCTAGGAATGCAATTTTTTACGCCTAGTTCTATCGGAGCGTTCGGTCCTTCAACACCTAAGAAAGATACGCCACAAGATACGTTACAGCGTCCAACAACAATGTACGGCGTTAATAAAGTAGCTGGTGAATTGCTCTGCGATTATTACCACACGAAATTTGGTGTCGATACACGCGGTGTTCGTTTCCCAGGACTTATTTCGAACGTAGCACAACCGGGCGGCGGCACAACTGATTATGCAGTCGATATTTATTACCAAGCAATTGAAAAAGCAAGCTACACTTCATATATTGCAGAAGGAACAGCTATGGACATGATGTATATGCCTGACGCGCTGCAAGCGATTGTCGACTTGATGGAAGCAGATTCAGATCAATTAATTCACCGTAACGCATTTAACGTAACAGCAATGAGTTTCACGCCTGAAGAAATTGCAGCGTCTATCCAAAAGCACATTCCCGACTTCAAAATGTCTTACGCAGTTGATCCGGTGAGACAGGAAATTGCAGATAGCTGGCCAGACAATATCGATGCATCGGCTGCGAAAGCCGAATGGGGCTTTAAAACGTCATATGACTTAGATGCAATGACTGTCGATATGTTAGAAAAGCTAAAAAAAAAGCTTCAACTAGTTTAA
- the thiD gene encoding bifunctional hydroxymethylpyrimidine kinase/phosphomethylpyrimidine kinase, with protein sequence MTLKKTLTIAGSDTSGGAGIQADLKTFQEHGTYGMNALTVIVTMDPENGWSHGIHPIALDTLDAQLKTAFSTGVDALKTGMLPTVDIIKMAGKAIADSGIKDVVIDPVMACKGENEVLFPENVDAMIKYLLPNAKVVTPNLVEAGNLSGMGVLKTVEDMQAAAEKIHAHGAEFVVIKGGKQLQHEKAADLLFDGKTHYLLTSEKTDTTYNHGAGCTFAAAITANLANGQSVKDAVLNAKFFVATAIQHGWKLNEYVGPVMHGAASKFTKPEVIVTEL encoded by the coding sequence ATGACACTCAAAAAAACCTTAACCATTGCTGGATCAGATACTTCTGGCGGTGCAGGCATACAAGCAGACCTTAAAACATTCCAAGAACACGGAACTTATGGCATGAACGCATTAACGGTCATCGTCACAATGGATCCTGAGAATGGCTGGAGTCATGGGATTCATCCGATCGCATTAGATACACTAGACGCCCAGTTGAAAACAGCATTTTCTACAGGGGTTGACGCTTTGAAGACTGGTATGCTCCCAACTGTAGACATCATTAAAATGGCCGGCAAAGCCATTGCAGACTCTGGAATCAAAGACGTTGTCATTGATCCCGTTATGGCTTGCAAAGGGGAAAACGAAGTGTTGTTCCCTGAAAATGTGGATGCCATGATAAAGTATTTATTGCCAAACGCCAAAGTCGTGACACCAAACTTGGTAGAAGCAGGCAATTTATCCGGAATGGGCGTGTTGAAAACTGTTGAAGACATGCAAGCGGCCGCTGAGAAAATTCACGCACACGGCGCAGAATTTGTGGTCATTAAAGGCGGCAAACAGCTCCAGCATGAAAAAGCAGCGGACTTATTGTTTGATGGCAAAACACATTATTTACTGACATCTGAAAAAACAGATACCACTTATAACCACGGCGCAGGTTGTACGTTCGCTGCTGCGATTACCGCGAACTTAGCAAACGGGCAATCTGTTAAAGACGCTGTTCTAAATGCGAAATTTTTTGTCGCAACAGCAATTCAGCACGGCTGGAAGCTGAACGAATACGTTGGTCCAGTTATGCACGGTGCCGCTTCGAAATTCACAAAACCTGAAGTCATTGTGACTGAATTATAA
- the hemQ gene encoding hydrogen peroxide-dependent heme synthase, which yields MNEAAITLDGWYVLHDFRSMDWVSWKMLTDEERQFAIDEFQAFMDKINQADENKTGAHALYSIVGQKADLMLMMLRETMDELNELETEYNKLTLIAYTVPTYSYVSVVELSNYLAGKSDEDPYQNPHIRSRLYPELQRSQYICFYPMDKRRDGDDNWYMLPMDTRKELMLSHGKIGRSYAGKVKQIISGSVGFDDYEWGVTLFADDVLQFKKLIYEMRFDEVSARYAEFGSFYVGTRLDAERTTKMLEV from the coding sequence ATGAATGAAGCTGCAATTACATTAGACGGCTGGTACGTTCTCCATGATTTCCGCTCAATGGACTGGGTTTCGTGGAAAATGCTAACGGACGAAGAACGCCAATTCGCGATCGACGAATTCCAAGCATTCATGGACAAAATCAACCAAGCTGATGAAAATAAAACCGGCGCACATGCCTTGTATTCAATTGTTGGCCAAAAAGCTGACTTGATGTTAATGATGTTGCGTGAAACGATGGACGAATTAAACGAACTTGAAACAGAATACAACAAATTGACATTGATTGCTTATACAGTTCCTACGTACTCATACGTTTCAGTTGTTGAGCTTTCTAACTACCTTGCCGGAAAATCAGATGAAGATCCTTACCAAAATCCGCATATCCGTTCTCGTCTATACCCAGAACTTCAACGTTCGCAGTATATTTGCTTCTATCCAATGGACAAGCGTCGCGACGGTGATGATAACTGGTACATGCTACCAATGGATACACGTAAAGAATTAATGCTATCTCATGGTAAAATCGGCCGTAGCTATGCTGGTAAAGTCAAGCAGATCATTTCTGGGTCTGTCGGCTTTGATGACTACGAATGGGGCGTTACTTTGTTTGCAGACGACGTTCTTCAATTCAAAAAGTTGATCTACGAAATGCGTTTTGACGAAGTCAGCGCGCGTTACGCAGAATTTGGTTCATTCTATGTAGGCACACGCCTAGATGCCGAACGCACGACTAAAATGTTAGAAGTTTAA
- a CDS encoding uracil-DNA glycosylase, translated as MELKKQIFHNDWQQVIGKEFDKPYYLELRAFLKEEYAEQTIYPAMENIWSAFEHTAYRDVKVVILGQDPYHGPNQAHGLSFSVLPGVAHPPSLQNLLKELKEDIGCEKPKDGTLTKWADQGILMMNSVLTVRAGEAHSHRNKGWETFTDSVIGKLSEREEPIVFILWGKPAQMKKRLIDLDKHDVLEAPHPSPLSAHRGFFDSRPYSKVNSLLQSRGQQPIDFCLD; from the coding sequence ATGGAGTTGAAAAAACAAATTTTTCACAACGATTGGCAGCAGGTCATCGGTAAAGAATTCGACAAACCGTATTATTTGGAGCTGCGTGCGTTTTTGAAAGAAGAATACGCTGAGCAAACGATTTATCCTGCAATGGAAAATATTTGGTCTGCCTTTGAACATACTGCCTATCGCGATGTAAAAGTCGTTATTCTCGGACAAGATCCGTATCATGGTCCCAACCAAGCACATGGACTTAGTTTTTCTGTTTTACCCGGAGTAGCGCATCCGCCAAGCTTACAGAATTTGCTGAAAGAATTAAAAGAAGATATTGGTTGCGAAAAACCAAAAGATGGCACTTTAACGAAATGGGCCGACCAGGGCATTTTAATGATGAACAGCGTATTGACAGTAAGAGCAGGAGAAGCACATTCGCATCGCAACAAAGGCTGGGAGACGTTTACGGACAGCGTGATTGGTAAATTGTCCGAGCGCGAAGAGCCAATTGTTTTTATATTATGGGGCAAACCTGCCCAAATGAAAAAACGACTGATTGACCTCGATAAACATGATGTGCTTGAAGCGCCTCATCCAAGTCCGCTCAGCGCCCATCGTGGATTTTTTGACAGTCGGCCTTATTCAAAAGTGAACAGTCTGTTACAAAGCCGCGGACAACAGCCTATTGATTTTTGTTTGGACTGA
- a CDS encoding amino acid ABC transporter substrate-binding protein, with amino-acid sequence MKKFSLTFLLVGIMFVLAACSGSKEEDPTTDDASKSEDDVLAKVQEEGTLVIGTEGTYPPFTFHDASGELTGFDVEIAREVADRLGVEAEFLETQWDAMFAGLDAGRFDMVANQVGINPERQESYEFSDPYITSTAVLVVAEDNNEIKSFEDLKGQLSAQSLTSNYAETATSFGAKLEGVEGFNQAIELLNSGRVDATVNDNLTVLDFLKQRPDAKVKVIDKSEDAAQSGLLFRKGSGAIVEEANQALADMIEDGTYDEISEKWFGENVLE; translated from the coding sequence ATGAAAAAATTTAGTTTAACGTTTTTATTAGTAGGAATAATGTTCGTTTTAGCTGCTTGCAGCGGTTCAAAGGAAGAAGATCCAACGACAGATGATGCCAGTAAATCCGAAGACGATGTATTAGCTAAAGTCCAAGAAGAAGGAACGTTGGTCATTGGTACAGAAGGCACATATCCGCCCTTCACGTTCCATGATGCCTCAGGAGAACTAACTGGTTTTGATGTTGAAATTGCACGCGAAGTGGCTGATCGCCTCGGTGTAGAAGCTGAATTCCTTGAAACACAATGGGATGCCATGTTTGCAGGGTTGGATGCTGGTCGGTTTGATATGGTAGCCAATCAAGTCGGTATTAATCCAGAACGCCAAGAAAGCTATGAGTTTTCAGATCCATACATTACGTCGACTGCAGTTCTAGTAGTCGCTGAAGATAATAATGAAATTAAAAGCTTCGAAGATTTAAAAGGTCAGTTGTCTGCACAATCGCTCACAAGTAACTACGCTGAAACAGCAACTTCTTTTGGCGCAAAGCTTGAAGGGGTTGAAGGGTTTAACCAAGCGATTGAATTATTGAATTCTGGTCGCGTGGATGCAACCGTTAACGATAATTTAACCGTCTTGGATTTTCTGAAACAACGTCCAGATGCGAAAGTAAAAGTAATAGATAAATCAGAAGATGCTGCACAAAGTGGGCTACTATTTAGAAAAGGCAGCGGCGCAATAGTAGAAGAAGCAAACCAAGCATTAGCTGACATGATTGAAGACGGCACATACGATGAAATTTCAGAAAAATGGTTTGGTGAAAATGTACTTGAATAG
- a CDS encoding YwdI family protein produces MSIDTTRILNEIDKHTTRARNGDSSKFRDSVVAIRALCDLLLEDEQPMSDIQTPRAVPLSSPQPQTQTVSAVNKLKEEDANGDSLFEF; encoded by the coding sequence ATGTCCATCGATACGACGCGTATTTTAAATGAAATCGACAAGCATACGACGCGTGCTCGGAATGGCGATTCTTCAAAGTTTCGCGACTCAGTCGTAGCCATTCGTGCATTATGTGATTTGTTGTTAGAAGACGAGCAACCGATGAGCGACATTCAAACCCCACGTGCCGTACCACTTTCTTCCCCTCAGCCGCAAACGCAGACAGTATCTGCCGTCAACAAGCTGAAAGAAGAAGACGCAAACGGCGATTCGCTGTTTGAATTTTAA
- a CDS encoding DUF4230 domain-containing protein: protein MAKDPRMTEIERLLEEMKEQGDTKESGFWKYAKLMMSVFRNSFLVLIVVLLLLLVALPLGTFWMIKGSTFTESKGAFLEQIQDLNELSTAEAFSKVIIEREDNSLFGQEIGLDLPGTKRQLLVVIPGSVRAGIDFSKVSEDDIVLDEDAQTATLTLPPAEFLGGPELFMDQVEVYSYEGLFRSGADISEAYELAEEAKKLMLQETEGQGVLQTAEDNAARSVQEMFGLVNYDVTVEFEE, encoded by the coding sequence TTGGCTAAAGATCCACGGATGACTGAAATCGAACGGTTGTTAGAAGAAATGAAAGAGCAAGGGGATACGAAAGAATCTGGCTTCTGGAAATATGCCAAACTGATGATGAGTGTTTTTCGCAATTCTTTTTTAGTGCTCATTGTGGTTTTACTATTACTTTTAGTGGCCTTGCCCCTTGGAACTTTTTGGATGATTAAAGGCAGCACCTTCACAGAAAGTAAAGGCGCTTTTTTAGAACAAATTCAGGACTTGAATGAACTGTCCACAGCGGAAGCTTTTTCGAAAGTGATTATCGAACGCGAGGACAATTCATTATTTGGTCAGGAGATTGGTCTCGATTTGCCTGGTACAAAACGGCAATTACTGGTCGTTATTCCAGGGTCAGTACGAGCTGGAATTGATTTTTCCAAAGTATCTGAAGACGATATAGTACTCGATGAAGATGCTCAAACAGCGACATTAACATTGCCCCCAGCAGAATTTCTAGGAGGACCGGAATTGTTTATGGATCAAGTAGAAGTTTATTCGTATGAAGGGCTGTTTCGCAGCGGGGCTGACATTTCTGAAGCTTACGAACTGGCAGAAGAAGCTAAAAAGTTGATGCTTCAAGAAACGGAAGGTCAAGGTGTGTTACAGACGGCCGAAGATAATGCTGCGCGTTCTGTTCAAGAGATGTTCGGCTTGGTCAATTATGATGTTACAGTCGAGTTCGAGGAGTGA
- a CDS encoding mandelate racemase/muconate lactonizing enzyme family protein, with amino-acid sequence MKITKATLHAVRFPLNEPFIISYATYPDMPALIVVLETDTGLTGYGEAVPDEHVTGEYFTSAFEVLKEQFLPAIIGLSPFDIEAIHSKMTALMTGNSAAKAAVDIACYDLMGKAVGQPVYNLIGGQATAHLDYPKVLSIEAPEIMAEKALHAVEMGYASLKLKVGKGQAQEDVERILAVRQAVGRDVPIRVDVNQGWKSPGIAVAAIKQLEEANIAWIEQPIRMGDIRGLAEVRSKTAVPIMADESIQSMEDLLEIIRLQAADVINIKLMKCAGIFYATQMAKTAEAAGMLCQIGSMVESSVASAAGYHVAMARINIESTELTGPLLFSEEIGDLTYEHPYVLLSGKPGLGIEIDQAQLDKLTVKSCVIE; translated from the coding sequence ATGAAAATTACAAAAGCGACGTTACACGCGGTCAGATTTCCTCTCAACGAACCATTTATTATTTCTTACGCAACTTATCCAGATATGCCAGCATTGATTGTCGTATTAGAAACGGATACCGGACTGACCGGCTACGGCGAAGCAGTTCCAGATGAGCATGTCACGGGAGAGTATTTTACTTCGGCATTTGAAGTGTTGAAAGAACAATTCCTCCCGGCAATTATCGGGCTGAGTCCATTCGACATCGAAGCGATTCATTCGAAAATGACTGCCTTAATGACAGGTAATTCAGCTGCAAAAGCCGCTGTGGATATTGCTTGTTATGATTTAATGGGCAAAGCAGTGGGGCAGCCAGTTTACAATTTAATTGGTGGACAAGCAACTGCACATTTGGATTATCCCAAAGTGTTGAGCATCGAAGCGCCTGAAATCATGGCAGAAAAAGCGTTGCACGCTGTCGAAATGGGTTATGCTTCCTTGAAATTGAAAGTAGGTAAAGGACAAGCACAAGAAGACGTAGAGCGAATTTTAGCTGTTCGTCAAGCAGTCGGCAGAGACGTGCCAATCCGTGTTGATGTCAATCAAGGATGGAAATCACCAGGCATTGCAGTCGCAGCGATTAAACAACTCGAGGAGGCTAACATTGCCTGGATTGAACAGCCAATCCGTATGGGGGATATTCGCGGATTAGCAGAAGTCCGGTCAAAGACGGCCGTCCCAATTATGGCTGACGAAAGTATTCAATCGATGGAAGACTTGCTAGAAATTATTCGTTTGCAAGCAGCAGATGTTATTAACATTAAGCTAATGAAATGTGCCGGCATTTTCTATGCTACGCAAATGGCGAAGACTGCTGAAGCCGCTGGCATGTTGTGTCAAATCGGTTCGATGGTAGAATCATCTGTTGCTTCAGCAGCAGGCTATCACGTTGCGATGGCACGTATCAATATCGAAAGCACGGAATTAACCGGACCATTGCTCTTTAGCGAAGAAATTGGTGATTTAACTTATGAACATCCATATGTATTGTTATCAGGTAAGCCTGGTTTAGGTATAGAAATAGATCAAGCACAGCTAGACAAACTAACAGTAAAGTCATGTGTAATTGAGTAG
- a CDS encoding DUF423 domain-containing protein, producing the protein MKFFLIAGAVNALLSVAFGAFGAHLLEGRVADKYLDTWQTAVQYQMFHSIGLIVVAILMSSTLLGSLSSLSWAGYLMLAGIVIFSGSLYVLSLTGIGVLGAITPIGGIAFIAAWVMVIIAAAKAL; encoded by the coding sequence ATGAAGTTTTTCTTAATTGCTGGAGCGGTTAACGCTCTTTTATCTGTAGCGTTCGGCGCATTTGGCGCACACCTTTTAGAAGGTCGTGTTGCAGACAAGTATTTGGATACATGGCAAACTGCCGTACAGTATCAAATGTTTCACTCGATTGGCTTGATCGTTGTCGCAATCTTGATGAGTTCAACGCTACTCGGATCACTCAGTTCATTAAGTTGGGCCGGTTATTTAATGCTTGCCGGAATTGTTATTTTCTCAGGTAGCTTATACGTATTAAGTTTGACAGGAATCGGCGTTCTTGGCGCTATTACCCCAATCGGAGGCATTGCGTTTATCGCCGCTTGGGTCATGGTCATTATCGCTGCAGCCAAAGCATTGTAA